CGGCGACGTGGTGGTGATGGACGTGGCCGGTGAGTACTCCATGTACGCCAGCGACATCACCCGCACCCTGCCCGCCAGCGGGCACTTCACCGCGCGCCAGCGCGAGATCTACGACATCGTGCTGGGAGCGCAGCGCGCCGCCATCGCCGCCTTCCGCTCGGGCAAGTCCACCCTGGCGCGCTCCGGTCCCGACTCCCTCTACCAGGTGGCCTACGAGTACATCAACAGCCACGGCAAGGACCTGCACGGCAAGCGCCTGGGGCAGTACTTCATCCACGGGCTCAGCCATTACGTGGGGCTGGAGGTGCACGACGTGGGCGATGCCACCGCGCCCCTGGAGCCCGGCATGGTCTTCACCATCGAGCCGGGCATCTACCTCCCGGAGGAGAAGCTGGGCGTGCGCATCGAGGACATCTTCTACGTGGACCAAGACGGCAAGCTGGTGGACCTGACCGCGTCGCTGCCTCACACCGCCGACGAGGTGGAGAAGGCGATGGCGGATCGGCCGTAGCGGCCGAACCTAGAGAGTATCTGTCGCAACGACCATCTCCCGCCTACACTGCCTCTATTCGTGGCTTTGGGGCGCGGACCCGGTGGGGCTTCTGCTATCCTAGTCACGCAATCGTCATGAAGATCCTGTTCCTGATCTTTGTGCTCTCGGTGGCGGCCATCCTGGCGGTGGCGGGGGCCTGCTACCTGCGCTGGCGCCGGCACCAGCACGAGGCCTCCGAAACCGCCTTGCGCGAGGCCCTGCACGAGATCGAGCAGGAAGAGCAGAGCACGCTGAGATAACCAGCCGCCTTACCAGCCTCTTCCCCCCTGGGACCCAGCGACCCATGTCCAAGAGCGCCGCCAAGAACAAAGAGATCAAGGTCGCCCACAGCCCTGACTCCGACGACGCCTTCATGTTCTACGCCCTCGCCACCAACAAGGTGCGCGTGCCGGGGTTGAAGTTCGTCCACACCCTGTGCGACATCGAGACCCTGAACCGCAAGGCCCTGGAGGGCTTCTACCACCTGACCGCCATCTCCTTCCACGCTTACCCGTACATCCAGGAGAAATACGCGCTGTTGCCCACCGGAGGCAGCGTGGGCGAGGGCTATGGACCCATGGTGGTGGCGGCGCGCGCCTTCCCCGCCGAGGAGATCGCGCAGAAGAGGATCGCGGTCCCCGGCACCATGACCACCGCTTACCTGGCGCTCAAGCTGTTCGCGCCCCAGGTCACGACCGAGGTGGTGCCCTTCGACCAGATCATTCCCCAGGTGGTGGAGGGGCGCTACGAGGCGGGGCTGATCATCCACGAGGGCCAGCTCACCTTCGCCCGCTCCGGGCTGCACAAGATCGTGGACCTGGGGCAGTGGTGGCGGGAGAAGACCGGGCTGCCCCTGCCCCTGGGCGGCAACGCCATCCGCCGCGACCTGGGCAAGAAGCTGATCGCCAGCGTCAATGGGGCGTTGCGCCAGAGCATCCAGTACGCGCTCGACCACCGCGAGGAGGCGCTCAACTACGCCATGCAGTTCGCCCGCGACCTGGACGCGCAGATGGCCAACCGCTTCGTCAGCATGTACGTGAACGAGCGCACCCTGGACTACGGCGCCGATGGCCGCGAAGCCGTCCGCCGCCTGCTCGCCATGGGCTACAAGGCCGGCATCATCTCCCACCCCGCCAAGGTCGATTTCGTAGGGTAGGGACGCGCACGGGGACGAGCTGGCCCCTGGTGAGGGGGCGGCTTCCGGGTCCCAGCGCGGACCGGGCGTGCAGGACCGCGCGCGTCAGCAGCAGCGAGCCAGGACTGTGCTTTTCACTCGCGCCTCCAGCCTCTTGCTACTTCCCCTTGTGTTTGCCGATGATGACGCCCATCTCCACGGCGGATTGCTCGTCCAGCTTCTCGAACTCGAAGCCTACGCCGGCAGGAAGGACGTAGAGGGCGCGGACCTTTACCTTGCGGTGGATGCCCTCGCTCACGTCCACGATGGCGAGCGTGGCCTTCTCGCCCTTGGCGAACTTGCGCTGGGTCTCGACCAGCAGGCCGCCCAGGCCGAGCACGCGGATGCGGCCCAGGCGCGGCCCCTTTTCCTCGGCGGCGTAGATGTTGGCGGCTTCGGGCAGGTTCACGCGCTCGTACTTGCGCTTGTCCGGCATGGCTCACCTCGCGGAACGGGGGAGGGCGGCGCCCGCGGCTAGGCGGGCGCGACCTCGGAAGCGTAGTACTTGCCGATGAGGATGCCGATGTCGACGGCGGCATCCACGTCCAGGTGCTGAAACTCGAAGCCGGCGTAGCGGGCGTCGGCGTAGCGGGCCACGGCCGTGACTTCGCGGCGTACCTTCTCACTCTGGTCCACGATCAGCAGCTCGTACTTCTTGCCCGGCTTGACCGGCTTGTTGGGTTCCAGCATGAATCCGCCGCGGCCCAACTGCCGCAATACCCCCATGACCTTGCCCTTGCGGTCGGTCACGTGCACCCCGGCGGAGAAGGCGACGTCCACGCGCTCGAAGCGGCGGCGCTCATGCCCGGATGGTCCCTGGCTCTTTTTCATTGCACTGGCTCCGGAAAAGAAAAGATCGGCTCGATGTCCACCGGCACCTGGGAGGCTGCCTTGAGAGCGGATTGTAACTCGGCGGGCATGGAATCGTAGCGGGCAAACCACTGTTCGGCGCGGGCGCGGTCCCCGCTGGCCTCCTGCTCCAGCAGTTCTTTGGCCAGGGAAGCGAGAGCGGGGCCGATGCGGGCCGGGTCGATGGCGTAGCGCCCGGAGGGCTCGCGCACGATGGCCTTCTGCTCGCTCAAGTAGTTGAATTCCATCATCTCGGCGCGACCGTGGGCCTCGGCCACCCCAAAGCGCACGGTGCGGAAGATGCCGGCCAGGTAGGAGGCATAGTACTCCGGCAAGCGCTCCTTGGGCAGGGCGCCGTGCTCCACCAGCCACTTCAGGGCGACCATGCCCACCACGTCGGCCTTGGCCTCTTCCAGCGCCGAGTAGGCGGGGCCGATGGCGACGCGGATGTCCACCGGCTTGCCGTTCTGGCGGGCGAAGGCGGGGCCCAGGCCGTGGCAGATCTCGTGCATCATCACGTCCGCCAGGTAGCCCTCGGCGGAGGCCTGGGCGGCCTGGTCGGGGCGCATGAGGTGGCGGGCCACCGGCAGCACCACGAAGTTCACGCGCGCGTCCATGAAGTTCTTGAAGAAGATCTTCTTGGTGCCCTTCTCCTGGTGGATGCGGGGATCGTTGGGCAGATTGTCGGCCACCGCCTGGTAGCCGTGGCGCAGGTCGCCGGCGCGGAAGGGAGTGTCCATGACCTCCATGGGGGTGGCGTGGCCGCGCACCGAGGGCCGGTCCTCCGCCGCCAGGGGCAGCGAGTCCTGGATCTCGGCCACGTACTTCTGGAAGACGGCCAGCTTGGTGCTCTCTTCCTCGTTGCGCACCATGACCGCGGCGCCGTAGGAGGTCTTCACCCCCAGCACGTCGTCCAGGTAGGTTTCGTAGGGAGCGAAGATGACGTCGCACTTCGGGTCTTTCAGGTCGAGCCAGAGCAGGTCGCTGGGATAGTAGTCGTCGCTCAGCAGAGCCTTGGCGCGCGCCCGCAGGAAGGCGGCGAAGGCGGGATCGCTGGAGAGAGCGGCGGCCTCCCGCAGGGCCTGGGCAGCGGGCTCGAGGAAGCTGCGATAGGCGACGTGGTAAGGAACGCCCACCAGGTCGTCACCATCGCGCCGCACCACCGTGTAAGGACTGTAGATCTCGGCCTTCTTCTCGGGATGGTCCTTCACGTATTGCTCGATCTGGCCGCGGGTGAGGCCGCGCGGATAAAGCCCGCGTCCCGGGGGCATGGGCTCGTCCCCCGCGAAGGGCCGGTTGTCATCGAGCAGGTCGAAGCGGCTGCCGAAGATCATGAGCAGGCGGCGCACGGCGACATCGTGGGGATCCTTGCTGGCCTGCAGAGACTGCAACAGGGTGAGGCCGTCGGGGTCGCTCTGCCGCCAGTAGATGTCTTCGAGATACTGCGAGGCCTCCACCAGCTTCTGCACCATGCGGCGCTCGCGGGCGGAGAGATGGGTGGTGCGGAAGGGCATGCGCACCGTCCGAAACCTGGCCAGGATGGCCTCGGGGCGGGGAGCGGCGGCGGCGGGCGCGGCGGGTGTCCTCTTTTGCGAGGGGCGCTGCGCGGGAGCCCCTGCAGTGAGCACGACCAGGAGCAGCAGGAGAGTCAGCCAGCGGAGCGGATGCGGGTTCATGGAGAAACGCGATTGTATCCCAGGCGGGAAGGCGGGAACCAGCTTCCCGCGCCCGGTCTCGCCCGCCTACTGCGGCGTGAACTTCAGGACGATCTCGACGGTCGACTCCACCGGTTGCCCATCCAGGGAGGCGGGCTGGTAGCGCCAGCGCCGCACGGCGGAGAGCGCGCTGTCCTTGAAGAAACTATTGCCGCTGACCCAGACCACGTCGGTGACCCGGCCTTCGGCACTCACTTTCGCGGTAAGCCGGACCACGCCCTCCAGCCGCAGCGACTTGGCGGCTGCGGGATAGACCGGTGGGACGCTCTGCAAGAGCTGCGCCGGGACCGGCGTCGAGGCTTGGCGGACGAGGTTGGCAGCCGGCGCCTGGGGCTTGGGCAGGTCGGGGAGCTTGGCCGGGGCTGCCGCCGGCAGGCTCAGCAGGGTCTTGGGCGCGGGCTCCTGGGAGCGCGTCGTCAAGGGCACCGCCACCGGCGCCGGGGTTCTGACCTCCAGGCCGGCCGGAGCCGCCACCGTGGCCGTCGGGCGCGCCCCGGCGGCGGGCGCTTGCGTCTTGACGGGGGAAGAGCTTGGCTGCGCAGTGACTATCTGCCGGCTGCCTTCGGCAGGGGTCGCGACAGCGGTAGCGGCGGAGCCGGTTTCAGCCGCCGTTGGAGCCGCGGGCGTTGGGGTCGCCGCCGCCGGGCTTTCCGGGGTG
This genomic interval from Terriglobales bacterium contains the following:
- a CDS encoding PilZ domain-containing protein, whose translation is MPDKRKYERVNLPEAANIYAAEEKGPRLGRIRVLGLGGLLVETQRKFAKGEKATLAIVDVSEGIHRKVKVRALYVLPAGVGFEFEKLDEQSAVEMGVIIGKHKGK
- a CDS encoding PilZ domain-containing protein, with translation MKKSQGPSGHERRRFERVDVAFSAGVHVTDRKGKVMGVLRQLGRGGFMLEPNKPVKPGKKYELLIVDQSEKVRREVTAVARYADARYAGFEFQHLDVDAAVDIGILIGKYYASEVAPA
- a CDS encoding Zn-dependent hydrolase, with translation MNPHPLRWLTLLLLLVVLTAGAPAQRPSQKRTPAAPAAAAPRPEAILARFRTVRMPFRTTHLSARERRMVQKLVEASQYLEDIYWRQSDPDGLTLLQSLQASKDPHDVAVRRLLMIFGSRFDLLDDNRPFAGDEPMPPGRGLYPRGLTRGQIEQYVKDHPEKKAEIYSPYTVVRRDGDDLVGVPYHVAYRSFLEPAAQALREAAALSSDPAFAAFLRARAKALLSDDYYPSDLLWLDLKDPKCDVIFAPYETYLDDVLGVKTSYGAAVMVRNEEESTKLAVFQKYVAEIQDSLPLAAEDRPSVRGHATPMEVMDTPFRAGDLRHGYQAVADNLPNDPRIHQEKGTKKIFFKNFMDARVNFVVLPVARHLMRPDQAAQASAEGYLADVMMHEICHGLGPAFARQNGKPVDIRVAIGPAYSALEEAKADVVGMVALKWLVEHGALPKERLPEYYASYLAGIFRTVRFGVAEAHGRAEMMEFNYLSEQKAIVREPSGRYAIDPARIGPALASLAKELLEQEASGDRARAEQWFARYDSMPAELQSALKAASQVPVDIEPIFSFPEPVQ
- a CDS encoding MqnA/MqnD/SBP family protein, translated to MSKSAAKNKEIKVAHSPDSDDAFMFYALATNKVRVPGLKFVHTLCDIETLNRKALEGFYHLTAISFHAYPYIQEKYALLPTGGSVGEGYGPMVVAARAFPAEEIAQKRIAVPGTMTTAYLALKLFAPQVTTEVVPFDQIIPQVVEGRYEAGLIIHEGQLTFARSGLHKIVDLGQWWREKTGLPLPLGGNAIRRDLGKKLIASVNGALRQSIQYALDHREEALNYAMQFARDLDAQMANRFVSMYVNERTLDYGADGREAVRRLLAMGYKAGIISHPAKVDFVG